In Aptenodytes patagonicus chromosome 12, bAptPat1.pri.cur, whole genome shotgun sequence, a genomic segment contains:
- the LOC143166265 gene encoding protocadherin alpha-6-like — translation MRRAGPGAPAEHGAAPRDCRGALKAGVRAAAGSRAGPGRVPAAAAAAAMGVCWGPVVRVLVLQAAWALGGGQVRYSVPEEAKAGTVVGRLAQDLGLEAGEPEARRLRLVAQGRRASVEVSGASGALVVSSRLDREELCGKSAPCALRLEVLVERPLRVFHVELEVTDINDNAPLFPVNEEAFTIAESSLPGSRFPLEGASDADVGANAQLSYTLSPSEHFSLDHQGNNEQSASLALVLTKPLDRETVPVHRLLLTARDGGRPSLTGTVELVISVLDANDNAPQFNQSVYKVKVVEGSERGTLLTKLSATDLDEGINSDIIYLFSRRVAAQVKEMFTVDENKGEIRLQGKLDYEEMDSYEITIEARDKGSPPLSGHCKVVVEVVDVNDNAPEVWVTSLSVPVPEDAAVGTVVALLSVSDRDSGANGRVRCAVWPAAPFGLVATFAGSYSLVLREALDRERVPEYEVEVRAEDGGAPPLRASRGVRVPVSDVNDNAPAFAQAVYTVLARENNAAGAELARLWARDPDEAGNGRVSYSVAEGGGGGAAAAAGVGWRAASSYVSVDAESGRLWALQPLDYEELQVLQFEVRAVDAGEPPLCGNATVQLFVVDENDNAPALLAPAGGGPGPGAAGSSASGPGSSGALWAWAAWGAPAGQVVAKIRAVDADSGYNAWLRYELWEPRGKGPFRVGLYSGEVSTARALEEADGPRQRLVIVVRDHGEPARSATATLSVSLVEGGEAALAAAGSPSSSSSSGAGLRPAAGAEGGAAAAAAAAAAATNVWLVVAICAVSSLFLLAVVLYGASRWAPRAAVLSGRGPATLVCASEVGSWSYSQRQSRSLCVADGAGKSDLMVFSPNFPLPPPPGPAAKETQPEPPALLDTVVDCIPRP, via the exons atgcggcgggctgggccgggcgcgCCGGCGGAGCACGGAGCAGCGCCCCGCGACTGCCGGGGAGCCCTTAAGGCGGGcgtccgggcggcggcggggagccgtgCGGGGCCCGGTcgggtgccggcggcggcggcggcggcggcgatgggcgTGTGCTGGGGTCCCGTGGTgcgggtgctggtgctgcaggcggCCTGGGCGCTGGGCGGCGGGCAGGTGCGCTACTCGGTGCCGGAGGAAGCCAAGGCCGGGACGGTGGTGGGCCGGCTGGCGCAGGACCTGGGCCTGGAGGCGGGCGAGCCGGAGGCGCGTCGGCTGCGGCTGGTGGCGCAGGGCCGGCGGGCGAGCGTGGAGGTGAGCGGGGCGAGCGGGGCGCTGGTGGTGAGCTCgcggctggaccgggaggagctGTGCGGGAAGAGCGCGCCCTGCGCCCTGcgcctggaggtgctggtggagcGGCCGCTGCGCGTCTTCCACGTGGAGCTGGAGGTCACCGACATCAACGACAACGCCCCGCTCTTCCCCGTGAACGAAGAAGCCTTTACAATTGCGGAATCGTCGCTGCCGGGGTCTCGGTTCCCGCTGGAGGGCGCGTCGGACGCAGATGTGGGAGCCAACGCGCAGCTCTCCTATACGCTCAGCCCCAGCGAGCACTTCAGTCTCGATCATCAGGGGAATAATGAACAGAGCGCGTCATTGGCTCTTGTTCTAACGAAACCGCTGGACCGGGAGACGGTTCCCGTGCACCGGTTGTTGCTGACGGCGAGGGACGGGGGCCGTCCGTCGCTGACGGGCACGGTGGAGCTGGTGATCTCGGTGCTGGACGccaacgacaacgcgccgcagtTCAACCAGTCGGTGTACAAAGTGAAAGTCGTAGAGGGTTCAGAGCGCGGGACTCTGTTAACCAAGCTCAGTGCCACGGATTTGGACGAAGGGATCAATAGtgatattatatatttatttagtaGGCGTGTCGCTGCTCAAGTAAAAGAAATGTTCACTGTAGatgaaaacaaaggagaaatcaGACTTCAAGGGAAATTAGACTACGAAGAAATGGACAGTTACGAGATTACAATAGAAGCAAGAGACAAAGGCTCCCCTCCGCTGTCGGGCCACTgcaaggtggtggtggaggtggtggacgtgaacgacaacgcgccggagGTGTGGGTGACGTCGCtgtcggtgccggtgccggaggaCGCGGCGGTGGGGACGGTGGTGGCGCTGCTGAGCGTGTCGGACCGGGACTCGGGGGCGAACGGGCGGGTGCGGTGCGCGGTGTGGCCGGCGGCGCCGTTCGGGCTGGTGGCGACGTTCGCGGGCTCGTACTCGCTGGTGCTGCGGGAGGCGCTGGACCGGGAGCGGGTGCCGGAGTACGAGGTGGAGGtgcgggcggaggacggcggggcgccgccgctgcGCGCCAGCCGCGGGGTGCGGGTGCCGGTgtcggacgtgaacgacaacgcgccggcgtTCGCGCAGGCCGTGTACACGGTGCTGGCGCGggagaacaacgcggcgggcgcggagctggCGCGGCTGTGGGCGCGGGACCCGGACGAGGCGGGCAACGGGCGCGTGAGCTACTCGgtggcggagggcggcggcgggggcgcggcggcggcggcgggcgtgGGGTGGCGTGCGGCGTCGAGCTACGTGTCGGTGGACGCGGAGAGCGGGCGCCTGTGGGCGCTGCAGCCGTTGGACTacgaggagctgcaggtgctgcagttCGAGGTGCGGGCGGTGGAcgcgggggagccgccgctgtGCGGCAACGCCACGGTGCAGCTGTTCGTGGtggacgagaacgacaacgcgccggcgCTGCTGGCGcctgcgggcggcgggccggggcccggggccgcgggctcgTCGGCGTCGGGGCCGGGCTCGTCGGGGGCGTTGTGGGCGTGGGCGGCGtggggggcgccggcggggcaggTGGTGGCGAAGATCCGCGCGGTGGACGCGGACTCGGGCTACAACGCGTGGCTGCGGTACGAGCTGTGGGAGCCGCGGGGGAAGGGCCCGTTCCGCGTGGGGCTGTACAGCGGCGAGGTGAGCACGGCGCGGGCGCTGGAGGAGGCGGACGGCCCGCGGCAGAGGCTGGTGATCGTGGTGCGGGACCACGGGGAGCCGGCGCgctcggccacggccacgctgagCGTGTCGCTGGTGGAGGGCGGCGaggcggcgctggcggccgcgggctcgccgtcgtcgtcgtcgtcgtcgggGGCGGGGCTGCgtccggcggcgggcgcggagggcggcgcggcggcggcggcggcagcggcggcggcggcgacgaacGTGTGGCTGGTGGTGGCGATCTGCGCGGTGTCGAGCCTGTTCCTGCTGGCGGTGGTGCTGTACGGGGCGTCGCGGTGggcgccgcgggcggccgtgctgtcGGGGCGCGGGCCGGCGACGCTGGTGTGCGCCAGCGAGGTGGGGAGCTGGTCGTACTCGCAGCGCCAGAGCCGGAGCCTGTGCGTGGCGGACGGCGCGGGCAAGAGCGACCTGATGGTTTTCAGCCCCAActtcccgctgccgccgccgcccggccccgcggcgaaGGAGACGCAGCCGGAGCCGCCCGCTCTCCTGGACACG GTTGTGGACTGCATTCCTCGCCCGTGA
- the LOC143166267 gene encoding protocadherin alpha-6-like, whose product MGVCWGPVVRVLVLQAAWALGGGQVRYSVPEEAKAGTVVGRLAQDLGLEAGEPEARRLRLVAQGRRASVEVSGASGALVVSSRLDREELCGKSAPCALRLEVLVERPLRVFHVELEVTDINDNAPLFPAARRNLSIAEFTSLPGSRFPLEGASDADVGANAQLSYTLSPSEHFTLDVKSSDENRKSLFLVLAKPLDRETVPVHRLLLTARDGGRPSLTGTVELVISVLDVNDNAPQFNQSVYKVLLPEDALEGTLVAQVSATDPDLGIYGEVIYEIDTFVPPSASDVFSIDAKSGEIRLTGALDFETVTFYDLHVKAKDNGMPPLSSHCSVELEVVDVNDNAPEVWVTSLSVPVPEDAAVGTVVALLSVSDRDSGANGRVRCAVWPAAPFGLVATFAGSYSLVLREALDRERVPEYEVEVRAEDGGAPPLRASRGVRVPVSDVNDNAPAFAQAVYTVLARENNAAGAELARLWARDPDEAGNGRVSYSVAEGGGGGAAAAAGVGWRAASSYVSVDAESGRLWALQPLDYEELQVLQFEVRAVDAGEPPLCGNATVQLFVVDENDNVPALLAPAGGGPGPGAAGSSASGPGSSGALWAWAAWGAPAGQVVAKIRAVDADSGYNAWLRYELWEPRGKGPFRVGLYSGEVSTARALEEADGPRQRLVIVVRDHGEPARSATATLSVSLVEGGEAALAAAGSSSSSSSSSSGAGLRPAAGAEGGAAAAAAAAAAAATNVWLVVAICAVSSLFLLAVVLYGASRWAPRAAVLSGRGPATLVCASEVGSWSYSQRQSRSLCVADGAGKSDLMVFSPNFPLPPPPGPAAKETQPEPPALLDTVVDCIPRP is encoded by the exons atgggcgTGTGCTGGGGTCCCGTGGTgcgggtgctggtgctgcaggcggCCTGGGCGCTGGGCGGCGGGCAGGTGCGCTACTCGGTGCCGGAGGAAGCCAAGGCCGGGACGGTGGTGGGCCGGCTGGCGCAGGACCTGGGCCTGGAGGCGGGCGAGCCGGAGGCGCGTCGGCTGCGGCTGGTGGCGCAGGGCCGGCGGGCGAGCGTGGAGGTGAGCGGGGCGAGCGGGGCGCTGGTGGTGAGCTCgcggctggaccgggaggagctGTGCGGGAAGAGCGCGCCCTGCGCCCTGcgcctggaggtgctggtggagcGGCCGCTGCGCGTCTTCCACGTGGAGCTGGAGGTCACCGACATCAACGACAACGCCCCGCTCTTCCCCGCCGCCCGGAGAAACCTCAGCATCGCGGAATTCACGTCGCTGCCGGGGTCTCGGTTCCCGCTGGAGGGCGCGTCGGACGCAGATGTGGGAGCCAACGCGCAGCTCTCCTATACGCTCAGCCCCAGCGAGCACTTCACGCTCGATGTTAAATCCtctgatgaaaacagaaaatccctGTTTCTGGTGCTCGCGAAACCGCTGGACCGGGAGACGGTTCCCGTGCACCGGTTGTTGCTGACGGCGAGGGACGGGGGCCGTCCGTCGCTGACGGGCACGGTGGAGCTGGTGATCTCGGtgctggacgtgaacgacaacgcgccgcagtTCAACCAGTCGGTGTACAAAGTACTTTTGCCCGAAGACGCCTTAGAGGGGACGCTCGTGGCTCAAGTGAGCGCAACAGATCCGGACTTGGGAATATATGGAGAAGTGATTTACGAAATTGATACTTTTGTTCCTCCCTCGGCCTCAGACGTGTTCAGCATCGATGCAAAAAGCGGGGAGATCAGACTGACGGGCGCGCTGGACTTTGAGACAGTTACTTTCTACGACCTACACGTTAAGGCGAAAGATAATGGGATGCCCCCGCTGTCGAGCCACTGCAGCGTGGAACTGGAGGTggtggacgtgaacgacaacgcgccggagGTGTGGGTGACGTCGCtgtcggtgccggtgccggaggaCGCGGCGGTGGGGACGGTGGTGGCGCTGCTGAGCGTGTCGGACCGGGACTCGGGGGCGAACGGGCGGGTGCGGTGCGCGGTGTGGCCGGCGGCGCCGTTCGGGCTGGTGGCGACGTTCGCGGGCTCGTACTCGCTGGTGCTGCGGGAGGCGCTGGACCGGGAGCGGGTGCCGGAGTACGAGGTGGAGGtgcgggcggaggacggcggggcgccgccgctgcGCGCCAGCCGCGGGGTGCGGGTGCCGGTgtcggacgtgaacgacaacgcgccggcgtTCGCGCAGGCCGTGTACACGGTGCTGGCGCGggagaacaacgcggcgggcgcggagctggCGCGGCTGTGGGCGCGGGACCCGGACGAGGCGGGCAACGGGCGCGTGAGCTACTCGgtggcggagggcggcggcgggggcgcggcggcggcggcgggcgtgGGGTGGCGTGCGGCGTCGAGCTACGTGTCGGTGGACGCGGAGAGCGGGCGCCTGTGGGCGCTGCAGCCGTTGGACTacgaggagctgcaggtgctgcagttCGAGGTGCGGGCGGTGGAcgcgggggagccgccgctgtGCGGCAACGCCACGGTGCAGCTGTTCGTGGTGGACGAGAACGACAACGTGCCGGCGCTGCTGGCGcctgcgggcggcgggccggggcccggggccgcgggctcgTCGGCGTCGGGGCCGGGCTCGTCGGGGGCGTTGTGGGCGTGGGCGGCGtggggggcgccggcggggcaggTGGTGGCGAAGATCCGCGCGGTGGACGCGGACTCGGGCTACAACGCGTGGCTGCGGTACGAGCTGTGGGAGCCGCGGGGGAAGGGCCCGTTCCGCGTGGGGCTGTACAGCGGCGAGGTGAGCACGGCGCGGGCGCTGGAGGAGGCGGACGGCCCGCGGCAGAGGCTGGTGATCGTGGTGCGGGACCACGGGGAGCCGGCGCgctcggccacggccacgctgagCGTGTCGCTGGTGGAGGGCGGCGaggcggcgctggcggccgcgggctcgtcgtcgtcgtcgtcgtcgtcgtcgtcgggGGCGGGGCTGCgtccggcggcgggcgcggagggcggcgcggcggcggcggcggcagcggcggcggcggcggcgacgaacGTGTGGCTGGTGGTGGCGATCTGCGCGGTGTCGAGCCTGTTCCTGCTGGCGGTGGTGCTGTACGGGGCGTCGCGGTGggcgccgcgggcggccgtgctgtcGGGGCGCGGGCCGGCGACGCTGGTGTGCGCCAGCGAGGTGGGGAGCTGGTCGTACTCGCAGCGCCAGAGCCGGAGCCTGTGCGTGGCGGACGGCGCGGGCAAGAGCGACCTGATGGTTTTCAGCCCCAActtcccgctgccgccgccgcccggccccgcggcgaaGGAGACGCAGCCGGAGCCGCCCGCTCTCCTGGACACG GTTGTGGACTGCATTCCTCGCCCGTGA